Proteins co-encoded in one Microcaecilia unicolor unplaced genomic scaffold, aMicUni1.1, whole genome shotgun sequence genomic window:
- the LOC115459634 gene encoding LOW QUALITY PROTEIN: uncharacterized protein LOC115459634 (The sequence of the model RefSeq protein was modified relative to this genomic sequence to represent the inferred CDS: deleted 2 bases in 1 codon): protein MDHLASEAANGGITPGHAFILPSSFAGSPRNMHQNFQDATAIIHKYGKPDLFITMTFNPRWEEITQNLKKGQAPEFRPDLLARVFHLKLKELLTTLYAKKHILGVPLTKIYVIEFQKRGLPHAHILIIMKEEHKPKRKEIIDQIVCAEIPEINNFPRLHATVAKHMIHGPCSDHNLNYPCMFQGKCSKQFPKPFQNETIENCDGYPKYRRRDNDVGTLLNGKFINNTWVVPYNPFLLLKYNSHINVEVCASIKSVKYLFKYVLKGHDCANVVIAEHQTLQHDEIKMFCWL, encoded by the exons ATGGACCACCTTGCAAGTGAAGCTGCAAATGGAGGAATTACACCTGGCCACGCATTTATTTTACCATCATCATTTGCTGGCAGCCCAAGAAATATGCATCAAAATTTTCAGGATGCAACGGCAATAATTCACAAATATGGCAAGCCAGATCTGTTCATTACTATGACCTTTAACCCAAGATGGGAAGAAATTACTCAAAATCTTAAAAAAGGTCAGGCACCAGAGTTTCGACCTGACTTATTGGCAAGGGTGTTTCATTTAAAACTAAAAGAGTTACTTACTACACTATAT GCAAAAAAACATATACTTGGTGTCCCTCTTACAAAAATTTATGTCATTGAATTTCAAAAGCGTGGTTTACCTCACGCTCATATATTAATTATCATGAAAGAGGAACACAAGccgaaaagaaaggaaataattgACCAAATCGTATGTGCTGAAATTCCTGAAATAAACAACTTTCCACGTCTCCATGCAACAGTTGCTAAACATATGATACATGGCCCATGCAGTGACCATAACTTAAATTATCCCTGCATGTTTCAAGGGAAGTGCTCTAAACAGTTTCCAAAACCATTCCAAAATGAAACTATTGAGAACTGTGACGGATATCCTAAATACCGCAGAAGGGATAACGACGTAGGTACACTCTTAAATGGAAAATTCATTAATAACACTTGGGTAGTCCCTTATAATCCTTTCTTACTTTTAAAGTACAATTCCCATATAAATGTAGAAGTATGTGCATCTATTAAAAGTGTCAAGTACCTCTTTAAATATGTCCTTAAAGGACACGATTGTGCCAATGTGGTTATTGCAGAGCACCAAACTTTACAACATGATGAAATTAAAATGTTTTGCTGGCTCTAG